A region of Myxococcus stipitatus DSM 14675 DNA encodes the following proteins:
- a CDS encoding GNAT family N-acetyltransferase: MTDAELNDRLRANVIAFKHLQRERGLLRHWSAPGLDAFSLPEHPTESHFQQAYFASPQALDQGLPALEAYFRGQGIPAWSVNVLPGDDEGGRLLGAAGYRPENRIPAMGLALADVPEDPPTFPLVETPLQDEMVALNARVWGKWEDILAVWRRPPALPVHTLVAREAGVPLACGFALDVGDTAGVYMVVTAPEARGRGLASEVMRGLLSGARERGLHASVLQATEQGRSVYRKLGYRELGDWVGWLQRAN, translated from the coding sequence ATGACCGATGCCGAACTGAACGACCGACTGCGCGCCAACGTCATCGCCTTCAAGCACCTCCAGCGGGAGCGCGGTCTCCTGCGCCACTGGAGCGCCCCCGGTCTGGACGCCTTCAGCCTCCCCGAGCACCCCACCGAGTCCCACTTCCAGCAGGCCTACTTCGCCTCGCCCCAGGCCCTGGACCAGGGCCTGCCCGCGCTGGAGGCGTACTTCCGGGGCCAGGGAATCCCCGCCTGGAGCGTGAACGTCCTGCCCGGGGACGACGAGGGCGGCCGCCTCCTGGGCGCCGCGGGCTACCGCCCGGAGAACCGCATTCCGGCCATGGGCCTGGCCCTGGCGGACGTCCCCGAGGACCCGCCCACCTTCCCCCTGGTGGAGACGCCCCTCCAGGACGAGATGGTGGCGCTCAACGCCCGCGTCTGGGGGAAGTGGGAGGACATCCTCGCCGTCTGGCGGCGGCCCCCCGCCCTGCCCGTGCACACGCTGGTGGCGCGCGAGGCGGGCGTGCCCCTGGCGTGTGGCTTCGCGCTGGACGTGGGCGACACCGCGGGCGTGTACATGGTCGTCACCGCGCCGGAGGCCCGGGGCCGGGGACTGGCCTCGGAGGTGATGCGCGGGCTGCTCTCGGGCGCCCGGGAGCGCGGCCTCCACGCCTCCGTGCTCCAGGCCACCGAGCAGGGCCGGAGCGTGTACCGCAAGCTGGGCTACCGGGAGTTGGGGGACTGGGTGGGGTGGCTCCAGCGCGCGAACTGA
- the gyrB gene encoding DNA topoisomerase (ATP-hydrolyzing) subunit B, which produces MEKTPATGAAVAPPPGDYGTDSITKLEGLEAVRKRPGMYIGDTVAYGLHKLVYEVVDNAVDEALAGHCTDINVVIHVDGSLSVQDNGRGIPVGPHPDPKFKGKDTLEVVLTELHAGSKFGNGAYKVSGGLHGVGVTCVNFLSEWFKVRVQRSGKVYEQSYARGVSQGSPQVVGTTEKRGTLIAFKPDPQVMELLDFNFETLSQRLRELAFLNAGLHITINDERTNKEHDFKFDGGISSFVEYLNKSKTVLHDKPIAFTVEKDGVSLELAMQWNDGYDERIYTFANNINTHEGGSHLSGFKAALTRTLNSYAEKSGIWKDLKETPTGEDAREGLSAVISVKLPNPQFEGQTKTKLGNSEVKGLVEQMVNDQLATFLEETPMVGKKVIAKIGDACRARIAARKARETVRRKGVLDGGGLPGKLADCQSRDPHESELYIVEGDSAGGSAKQGRDRRNQAILPLRGKILNVEKARFEKMLTSAEIVTLITALGTGIGAEDYNPEKARYHRIILMTDADVDGSHIRTLLLTFFFRQMPELLQKGYLYIAQPPLYKVTRNKKDKYVKDQRALDEYLLGIATEHGRVLTPSGEVGGTDLKVLLEKVIAYEERLEKQAKRRDARVVDAVVQGARLTAEMLGDEAALAAAVKGALAEFERRMPDVLGRVSHEVVGDSEHQTKKLVFQTDVNGAMRQTVFDHAFLSSPEYVELMSLRDAFKALGDAPYKVKVDGGYVTAYSAQEVHAALRKDAQKGLGLQRYKGLGEMNPEQLWDTTMNPLTRTLLQVRVEDAVESDEIFSLLMGEAVEPRREFIERNALDVQNLDI; this is translated from the coding sequence ATGGAAAAGACGCCCGCTACCGGCGCCGCGGTCGCCCCGCCGCCCGGTGACTATGGGACCGACAGCATCACCAAGCTCGAAGGCCTGGAGGCGGTCCGCAAGCGCCCTGGCATGTACATCGGCGACACGGTGGCCTACGGCCTCCACAAGCTCGTGTACGAGGTCGTCGACAACGCCGTGGACGAGGCGCTCGCGGGCCACTGCACGGACATCAACGTCGTCATCCACGTGGATGGCTCGCTGAGCGTCCAGGACAACGGGCGCGGCATCCCCGTGGGTCCGCACCCCGACCCCAAGTTCAAGGGCAAGGACACGCTGGAAGTGGTCCTCACGGAGCTGCACGCGGGCAGCAAGTTCGGCAACGGGGCCTACAAGGTCTCCGGCGGCTTGCACGGCGTGGGCGTCACGTGCGTGAACTTCCTCTCGGAGTGGTTCAAGGTCCGCGTCCAGCGCTCGGGCAAGGTGTACGAGCAGTCCTACGCGCGAGGCGTCTCCCAGGGCTCGCCGCAGGTGGTGGGCACCACCGAGAAGCGCGGCACCCTCATCGCCTTCAAGCCGGACCCCCAGGTGATGGAGCTGCTGGACTTCAACTTCGAGACGCTCAGCCAGCGTCTGCGCGAGCTGGCGTTCCTCAACGCCGGCCTGCACATCACCATCAACGACGAGCGCACGAACAAGGAGCACGACTTCAAGTTCGACGGCGGCATCTCCTCGTTCGTGGAGTACCTGAACAAGTCGAAGACGGTGCTGCACGACAAGCCCATCGCCTTCACGGTGGAGAAGGACGGCGTGTCGCTGGAGCTGGCCATGCAGTGGAACGATGGCTACGACGAGCGCATCTACACGTTCGCCAACAACATCAACACCCACGAGGGTGGCAGCCACCTGTCCGGCTTCAAGGCCGCGCTGACGCGCACGCTCAACAGCTACGCGGAGAAGAGCGGCATCTGGAAGGACCTGAAGGAGACGCCCACGGGTGAGGACGCCCGGGAAGGTCTGTCCGCGGTCATCTCCGTGAAGCTGCCCAACCCCCAGTTCGAGGGGCAGACGAAGACGAAGCTGGGCAACAGCGAGGTGAAGGGCCTGGTCGAGCAGATGGTGAACGACCAGCTGGCCACCTTCCTGGAAGAGACGCCGATGGTGGGCAAGAAGGTCATCGCGAAGATTGGCGATGCCTGCCGGGCCCGCATCGCGGCGCGCAAGGCGCGTGAGACGGTGCGCCGCAAGGGCGTGCTGGACGGCGGTGGCCTCCCCGGAAAGCTGGCGGACTGCCAGAGCCGCGACCCGCACGAGAGCGAGCTCTACATCGTCGAGGGTGACTCCGCAGGTGGCTCCGCGAAGCAGGGCCGCGACCGGCGCAACCAGGCCATCCTCCCCTTGCGCGGCAAGATTTTGAACGTCGAGAAGGCGCGCTTCGAGAAGATGCTCACCAGCGCCGAAATCGTCACGCTCATCACCGCGCTGGGCACGGGCATCGGGGCGGAGGACTACAACCCGGAGAAGGCGCGCTACCACCGCATCATCCTGATGACGGACGCCGACGTGGACGGCAGCCACATCCGCACGCTGCTGCTCACGTTCTTCTTCCGCCAGATGCCGGAGCTCTTGCAGAAGGGCTACCTCTACATCGCGCAGCCGCCGCTCTACAAAGTCACGCGCAACAAGAAGGACAAGTACGTCAAGGACCAGCGCGCGCTGGACGAGTACCTGCTGGGCATCGCCACCGAGCACGGCCGCGTGCTGACGCCCTCGGGCGAGGTGGGCGGCACGGACCTGAAGGTGCTCCTCGAGAAGGTGATTGCGTACGAGGAGCGGCTGGAGAAGCAGGCGAAGCGCCGCGACGCGCGAGTGGTGGACGCGGTGGTGCAGGGCGCTCGGCTGACGGCGGAGATGCTGGGCGACGAGGCGGCGCTGGCGGCCGCGGTGAAGGGCGCGCTCGCGGAGTTCGAGCGGCGCATGCCGGACGTGCTGGGCCGCGTGTCGCACGAGGTGGTGGGCGACTCCGAGCACCAGACGAAGAAGCTGGTGTTCCAGACGGACGTGAACGGCGCCATGCGGCAGACGGTGTTCGACCACGCCTTCCTGTCGTCGCCGGAGTACGTGGAGCTGATGTCGCTGCGCGACGCCTTCAAGGCGCTGGGTGACGCGCCGTACAAGGTGAAGGTGGATGGCGGGTACGTCACGGCGTACTCCGCGCAGGAGGTCCACGCGGCGCTCCGCAAGGACGCGCAGAAGGGCCTGGGCCTGCAGCGCTACAAGGGTCTGGGCGAGATGAACCCGGAGCAGCTCTGGGACACGACCATGAATCCGCTCACGCGCACGCTGCTCCAGGTGCGGGTGGAGGACGCGGTGGAGAGCGATGAAATCTTCTCGCTGCTGATGGGCGAGGCGGTGGAGCCGCGCCGCGAGTTCATCGAGCGCAACGCGCTGGACGTGCAGAACCTGGACATCTGA
- a CDS encoding FMN-binding negative transcriptional regulator, translating into MYIPRHFEERDAERLLSLMSRHSFAVLVTVGEDGAPFATHLPFLVERDAAGAVRLMAHLALPNPQWRAFSAERDAMVIFQGPHAYVSPRWYATSPQVPTWNYATVHAYGRPQVITSRDETLRILRASAATYEPDTASAWRPEQVDAYVERLMGGIVAFELRVTRLEGKFKLSQNKSLADREGVIAALERGGQPGDVELAALMRACVLEVE; encoded by the coding sequence ATGTACATCCCCCGCCACTTCGAGGAGCGCGACGCGGAGCGGCTCCTGTCGCTGATGAGCCGCCACTCCTTCGCCGTGCTGGTGACGGTGGGCGAGGACGGCGCGCCCTTCGCCACGCACCTGCCCTTCCTCGTGGAGCGCGACGCGGCGGGCGCGGTCCGGCTGATGGCGCACCTGGCGCTGCCCAATCCCCAGTGGCGCGCGTTCTCCGCGGAGCGGGACGCGATGGTCATCTTCCAGGGGCCGCACGCCTATGTGTCGCCCCGGTGGTACGCGACGTCGCCGCAGGTGCCCACATGGAACTACGCCACGGTGCATGCCTACGGGCGCCCCCAGGTCATCACCTCGCGCGACGAGACGCTGCGCATCCTCCGCGCGTCCGCCGCGACCTACGAGCCCGACACCGCGAGCGCCTGGCGCCCGGAGCAGGTCGACGCGTACGTGGAGCGGCTGATGGGAGGCATTGTCGCCTTCGAGCTGCGGGTGACGCGGCTGGAGGGCAAGTTCAAGCTGAGCCAGAACAAGAGCCTGGCGGACCGCGAGGGGGTCATCGCGGCGCTGGAGCGTGGTGGCCAGCCCGGCGACGTGGAGCTGGCGGCGCTGATGCGCGCGTGCGTGCTGGAGGTCGAGTAG
- a CDS encoding serine/threonine-protein kinase — protein MAEPTPQTFGKYVLLSKIAAGGMAVTYRARMTGAAGVTKPCVIKQILPHFVDDEDFVEMFIGEARLVASMSHSNIAQIFDFGEVDGQYFIAMELVQGQPLSKVLRRAQRMGMGLFPESLALHVASKLCDGLDYAHRHVGEDGVEMGLVHRDVSPDNVLISYEGEVKVIDFGIAKATSAVEAKTSPGTLKGKYPYFSPEQARGRQDLDARTDVYAAGVVLYEMVCGKRPYEGEFVTVLPRILQGDCLPPTTLNPSMTQDLENVIAHAMAVDRDERFQTAKELSASLVELLYRDNPRFTPSELSQLMAYLFAEELTAEGRKAEVSPAFMEQVAFWQASTGESSQSRARPLRPSNPGLRSKPGSDGGAKPPTDGARRSSVSNPSLRKVTSSGSLRRVTNTGLPRTEVSSAGRKLPTSERPGPPVPELPEEPDTDSSDLSQALIATEVPLAMATLAAPRDTPVENPVVTAQSATTQPVSSALGRPPTGTGLRTTADEARETLAKEEAERRAQQQKAVKTMSLSVFGVAGFALFVALLYHFVLKPDAPDPRAANAATLWVTSTPEGAKVKLNGRDVAGKTPLMVEGILVGEANTLVLTLPGHLAWTRRFTPASMMLEPLKAELQPVPPSEPASPPPPSAPPAQPPPVVAAVATGTAVEPTVVEAKAVEVAPTEDAGVPAAAENTATAEAEPSEDPVPLVERAKQINDAEREFYEVDYPTRLLVVRPMYNAALIPEYATASIDLNPNVAYSVWTQGSAALAEGRGTASGTLAYFIEGEGPADSSFGLLSASARTVKNARKLHVFAVDETGPEDNSGSIHVVIRQSAYVPPRSLTFDAQQHALQLKPEQQVLLRGLNPRATYLFTVRDDIAELRPGAPGRVQQVLCVERGTSPASVRATHRILETGKRYQITGAEDLRCFFPDTKSDDNQGALEMDIVDTTSLSRKERAAALRGSRR, from the coding sequence GTGGCGGAACCCACTCCCCAGACATTCGGCAAATACGTTCTTCTCTCGAAAATCGCCGCCGGCGGAATGGCGGTGACCTACCGCGCGCGGATGACGGGAGCGGCGGGCGTCACGAAGCCTTGCGTCATCAAGCAGATCCTCCCCCACTTCGTGGACGATGAGGACTTCGTCGAGATGTTCATCGGCGAGGCGCGGCTCGTGGCCAGCATGAGCCACAGCAACATCGCCCAGATTTTCGACTTCGGAGAGGTGGACGGGCAGTACTTCATCGCCATGGAGCTGGTGCAGGGCCAGCCGCTCTCCAAGGTCCTTCGCCGCGCGCAGCGCATGGGCATGGGCCTGTTCCCGGAGAGCCTGGCGCTGCACGTGGCCAGCAAGCTGTGCGACGGCCTGGACTACGCGCATCGCCACGTGGGCGAGGACGGCGTCGAGATGGGCCTGGTCCACCGCGACGTCTCGCCGGACAACGTCCTCATCTCCTACGAGGGCGAGGTCAAGGTCATCGACTTCGGCATCGCCAAGGCCACCAGCGCCGTGGAGGCCAAGACGTCGCCGGGCACCCTCAAGGGCAAGTACCCCTACTTCTCCCCGGAGCAGGCGCGGGGACGGCAGGACCTGGATGCCCGCACGGACGTGTACGCCGCGGGCGTCGTCCTCTACGAGATGGTCTGCGGCAAGCGCCCCTACGAGGGCGAGTTCGTCACCGTCCTGCCCCGCATCCTCCAGGGCGACTGTCTTCCGCCCACGACGCTCAACCCGTCGATGACGCAGGACCTGGAGAACGTCATCGCCCACGCGATGGCCGTGGACCGCGACGAGCGCTTCCAGACCGCCAAGGAGCTGAGCGCGTCGCTGGTGGAGCTGCTCTACCGGGACAACCCCCGCTTCACGCCGTCCGAGCTGTCGCAGCTCATGGCCTACCTCTTCGCCGAGGAGCTCACGGCCGAGGGGCGCAAGGCGGAGGTCTCCCCCGCCTTCATGGAGCAGGTGGCGTTCTGGCAGGCGAGCACGGGCGAGTCCTCGCAGTCCCGCGCGCGGCCCCTGCGCCCCTCCAACCCCGGCCTGCGCTCGAAGCCCGGCAGCGACGGCGGCGCGAAGCCTCCGACGGACGGCGCGCGCCGGTCCTCGGTGAGCAATCCGTCCCTCCGCAAGGTGACGAGCTCGGGGAGCCTGCGCCGCGTGACGAACACGGGCCTGCCTCGCACGGAGGTCTCCAGCGCGGGCCGCAAGCTGCCCACCAGCGAGCGCCCCGGGCCTCCCGTGCCGGAGCTGCCGGAAGAGCCCGACACCGACTCGAGCGACTTGAGCCAGGCGCTGATTGCCACCGAGGTCCCCCTGGCCATGGCCACGCTGGCCGCGCCTCGGGACACGCCGGTGGAGAACCCCGTCGTCACCGCGCAGTCCGCGACGACGCAGCCGGTGTCCTCGGCCCTGGGACGTCCGCCCACGGGCACGGGCCTCCGCACGACGGCGGACGAGGCCCGGGAGACCCTGGCGAAGGAAGAGGCCGAGCGCCGCGCCCAGCAGCAGAAGGCCGTGAAGACGATGAGCCTCTCCGTCTTCGGCGTGGCGGGCTTCGCGCTGTTCGTCGCGCTCCTCTACCACTTCGTCCTCAAGCCGGACGCGCCCGACCCCCGGGCCGCCAACGCCGCCACGCTGTGGGTCACCTCCACGCCCGAGGGCGCCAAGGTGAAGCTCAACGGCCGCGACGTCGCCGGCAAGACGCCCCTCATGGTGGAGGGCATCCTCGTGGGCGAGGCCAACACCCTGGTGCTCACGCTGCCCGGGCACCTCGCGTGGACGCGGCGCTTCACGCCCGCTTCCATGATGCTGGAGCCCCTGAAGGCGGAGCTCCAGCCCGTGCCTCCGTCGGAGCCCGCGAGCCCTCCGCCTCCCAGCGCTCCGCCCGCCCAGCCCCCACCCGTCGTGGCCGCGGTCGCCACCGGCACCGCCGTTGAACCCACCGTCGTCGAGGCCAAGGCCGTCGAGGTGGCCCCGACGGAGGACGCGGGTGTCCCCGCCGCCGCCGAGAACACGGCCACCGCGGAGGCCGAGCCGAGCGAGGACCCCGTCCCCCTGGTGGAGCGCGCCAAGCAGATCAACGACGCGGAGCGCGAGTTCTACGAGGTGGACTACCCGACGCGGCTCCTGGTGGTGCGCCCCATGTACAACGCGGCGCTCATCCCCGAGTACGCCACCGCCTCCATCGACCTGAACCCCAACGTCGCGTACTCGGTGTGGACGCAGGGCAGCGCGGCGCTCGCCGAGGGACGCGGCACCGCCTCCGGCACGCTGGCCTACTTCATCGAGGGAGAGGGCCCCGCGGACAGCAGCTTCGGCCTCTTGAGCGCGTCGGCGCGCACCGTCAAGAACGCGCGCAAGCTGCACGTCTTCGCGGTGGATGAGACCGGGCCCGAGGACAACAGCGGCTCCATCCACGTCGTCATCCGCCAGTCCGCCTACGTGCCGCCGCGCTCGCTCACGTTCGATGCGCAGCAGCACGCGCTGCAGCTCAAGCCCGAGCAGCAGGTGCTGCTGCGCGGCCTCAACCCGCGCGCCACGTACCTGTTCACCGTGCGGGACGACATCGCGGAGCTGCGCCCGGGAGCCCCTGGCCGCGTGCAGCAGGTGCTGTGCGTCGAGCGAGGCACGTCGCCCGCGTCGGTGCGCGCCACGCACCGCATCCTCGAGACGGGCAAGCGCTATCAAATCACCGGCGCCGAGGACCTGCGCTGCTTCTTCCCGGACACGAAGAGCGACGACAACCAGGGCGCCCTCGAGATGGACATCGTGGACACCACGTCGCTGTCTCGAAAAGAGCGCGCCGCCGCCCTCCGGGGCTCTCGCCGCTAG
- a CDS encoding metallophosphoesterase family protein encodes MIRVGFQGVVLAVLLTGCLRPAENRAVRDSKVGQAEGGGMSLQVEDGLAAVRHLGAGEVTLWGNAPVFSAKTTLSASAPGQWFITVRNAMPDAELSVQSDSGEVLPVESVAQALPTVKAWRVELRAGGTATLRVAPPDWDSTAPFRFAALADVQEALPRVGDIYARLAKDDTLRFILFAGDLTERGTREELLEFQERLEAGSRIPLYATLGNHETFTKDAEEYTSLVGRGSQSFVFHHVRFTVVDSSNGTLDPIVEEQLDGWLSSSRNGAHVVAMHVPPQDPVGLRGGGFANRGESAGLVGKLAREGVDLTLYGHIHSYYSFTNAGIPAFISGGGGAIPETFDGVGRHYLSVDIGANEGLREAALVRVD; translated from the coding sequence GTGATTCGCGTGGGCTTCCAGGGTGTGGTGTTGGCGGTGCTGCTGACCGGATGCCTGCGGCCCGCGGAGAACCGCGCGGTGCGCGACTCGAAGGTGGGCCAGGCCGAGGGCGGTGGCATGTCGCTCCAGGTCGAGGACGGCCTCGCGGCGGTGCGGCACCTGGGCGCGGGCGAGGTGACGCTCTGGGGCAACGCGCCTGTCTTCAGCGCGAAGACCACGCTGAGCGCCTCGGCTCCCGGACAGTGGTTCATCACCGTGCGCAACGCGATGCCGGACGCGGAGCTGTCCGTGCAATCGGACTCGGGCGAGGTGCTGCCCGTGGAGTCCGTGGCGCAGGCGCTGCCCACGGTGAAGGCGTGGCGCGTGGAGCTGCGCGCGGGAGGCACGGCGACGTTGCGCGTGGCGCCTCCGGACTGGGACTCCACCGCGCCGTTCCGCTTCGCCGCGCTCGCGGACGTGCAGGAGGCGCTGCCTCGCGTGGGCGACATCTACGCGCGGCTGGCGAAGGACGACACGCTGCGCTTCATCCTCTTCGCGGGAGACCTCACGGAGCGAGGCACCCGCGAGGAGCTGCTCGAGTTCCAGGAGCGGCTGGAGGCGGGCTCTCGCATCCCGCTGTACGCCACGCTGGGCAACCACGAGACCTTCACGAAGGACGCGGAGGAGTACACCTCGCTCGTGGGCCGAGGCAGCCAGAGCTTCGTCTTCCACCACGTGCGCTTCACCGTGGTGGACTCCAGCAACGGCACGCTGGACCCCATCGTGGAGGAGCAGCTCGACGGGTGGCTGTCGTCCTCGAGAAACGGCGCGCACGTGGTGGCCATGCATGTGCCCCCGCAGGACCCGGTGGGCTTGAGAGGCGGAGGCTTCGCGAACCGGGGCGAGTCCGCGGGGCTGGTGGGCAAGCTCGCGCGCGAGGGCGTGGACCTCACGCTCTACGGCCACATCCACTCGTACTACTCCTTCACCAACGCGGGCATCCCCGCGTTCATCTCCGGTGGCGGCGGCGCGATTCCGGAGACCTTCGATGGCGTGGGTCGCCACTACCTGTCGGTGGACATCGGCGCGAACGAGGGACTGCGCGAGGCCGCGCTCGTCCGCGTGGACTGA